The following DNA comes from Serpentinimonas raichei.
GCTCGAAGCGGATTTCGCCTTGGCGCTGGAAAAACTCGTTGCCAAACACCTGCACGTAGGCGGCGCGCGCGCCCAAGCCGAGAAAAACCAGCGCGAAACCGGCCACGATCAGGCGGCTGCGCCAGATTGGGGTGGCGCTGGTGAGCAAGGGGCTGGAGCCCAAGGCGATGCCGCGCTTCATGGACGTGGCTCCGGGCTGACCAAGGGTGGGCGGGATGCGGCGGGGGCGGCCACCGGCCCTTGCAGACGCTGCACCGGCCCAGCCGCCCCCGTGCCCGCCGGGCCGCTGCTGCTGCCGATGGGCAGGACCAACACCTCGGTGATGCCGGGGTGGATCGGGCGCATTTGCAAGCGCTCACTGGCCAGTTGCTGCACCCGCGCCGGGGCCGCTAGGGTGCGCTTTTGCACCTGCAACTGCTCGTGATCGGAGGCCAAGCGATCGGCCGCCGCGTTGGCGCGCTCCAGCGCCACGAACAGGCGCCGCGCCTCGTATTGCTGGTGCACCAGGCTCAGGGCGCTGGCCACCAGCACCAGCAGCAGCACCAGATTGAGCCGCGTCATGGCCGCAGCTCCGATGGCTGCAGCGCGGTGCGCTGGGCCAAGCGCAGCACCGCGCTGCGCGCGCGCGGGTTGGCCGCCACCTCGGCCGCGCTGGGCAAGACCCGCTGCACTTGCGCCAGCGCCAAGGCTTTGGGCGCGGCCAGCGGGGCGCGGCGGTCGTAGGCATCTTTGGCGTGCTGCGCCATGAATTGCTTGACTATCCGGTCTTCCAGCGAGTGAAAGCTGATCACCACCAGCCAGCCACCGGGCTTGAGCACGCGCAGCGCCGCCTTCAGCGCGTGTTGCAGCTCCTCAAGCTCGGCGTTGATGAAAATCCGAATAGCCTGAAATGTGCGCGTTGCAGGGTCCTTGCCCGGCTGGCGGGTTTTGACCGCGCCAGCCACGATTTGGGCCAGCTCGGCGGTGGTTCCAATAGGGCCCCGTTCCTGTCGGCGACGATCAAGCGCCTTTGCAATCGATTGAGCAAACCGTTCTTCGCCGTATTCACGTATCACCTCCGCAATTTCTGCAATATCTGCCCCAGCCAGCCACTCGGCCGCGCTCTGGCCCCGGGTCGGGTCCATGCGCATATCGAGCGGGCCGTCGTGGCGGAAGGAAAAACCCCGGGTGGGGTCCTCGAGTTGGGGTGAGCTCACCCCCAAATCCATCAAAATGCCGTCGGCGCTGGCCTCGGGCAGCTCAGCCAGTGCGGCAAAGCCCTGGTGGCGCACTGCGTGCAAGCGCGTCTCACTGGCCGCCAGTTGCCGCGCCACCTCGATCGCCTGCGGGTCTTTGTCGAACACCGTGAGGCGTCCGGCGGCCGATAGGCGCTCCAGAATCGCGCGCGCATGGCCGCCACGGCCAAAAGTGGCGTCGATGTAGCTCCCGTCTGCTTGCACGTGCAGCGCATCGACTGCTTCGTTCAACATGACGGTGCAATGGGCTAGGGGCTGTTGCACCGGCGGCCCCTAGAAAGAAAAGTCCTTCAGGGCCTCGGGCAGCTCGCCGCGCATCGCCTCGGCCTCCTGGGCGGCGTAGGCTTGGGCGTCCCAGAGCTCGAAGTGGTTGCCCATGCCCAGCAGCACCGCCTCTTTGTTCAAGTTGGCGGCGGCGCGCAGCTCGGGCGCGATCAGCACCCGGCCGGCGCTGTCGAGCTCGCAGTCCATGGCGTTGCCCAAGAAGATGCGCTTCCACCACTGGGCCGACATCGGCAGCGCGGCGATGCGCTCGCGAAACTGTTCCCACTGCGGGCGTGGAAACACCATCAGGCAGCCGTGCGGGTGCTTGGTGATGGTGAGCTGCCCCGCGGCGCACGCGCTCAGCACCTCGCGGTGCCGCGTCGGCACGGCCAAGCGACCCTTGGCGTCGAGACTGAGAGAGGATGCACCTTGGAACACAGCAGAATGGCCTTTTGACCCACTAATCACCACAAAAACACACTTTTCACCACTGTAGCACCAAATCCCAGCCACGCCTAGTCGGCGTTACACTTTTTTCAAATGAAATCAAGCCGTTAGGACTTGGTTGCAAGCCAACAAAAAAGTAAAAATCAAGCCTAATGAAGGGCTTACAAGCCACATCAAAAGTTTTGGATAAAGCTTTTTGGCGGCCGGGGTGGATGCGGCCGCGCCCGCGCACTCAAACGCGCAGCGCGTGCATGGAATACAGCGGCGCACCGCTCCAAGGCAGGCTCATGGCCTCGGCGGCCCAGCCGAACACGCCGTAGCACTCGGCAACGCTGCGCGCGGCGCACCGCGGACGCAGCCGCGGGTGCGCTTGCAGCAATTCCTGGGGCGAGCGCAGGCCCCAGCAAAACTCGGCCCCGCTCGGCCCCACGCTGTGGCAATGGCGCGCCTGCCCTATCCCTACGTGCGAAATGGCATCGAACACCAGCACCGAATCGGGCGGGGCACGCTCGGCAAACTCGCGCAGCAACGCGCGCACCCGCTCCGGCGGCAGGTACATCAGCACGCCTTCGCAGAGCAGCCACAGCGGGCCACTGGCGGCCAGGCGATCCAGCGCCAGCGCGTCCCACCAGCCGTCGCGGGCGATGTCGATGCCGGCGTTGTGGCGGCGCCCGCCCTGTTCCGGCAGCAGTTGCTCGCGCAAGTCCAGCACCTCGGGCAGATCGGCATCGAGCCAGCGGTTGCGGCCGCTGTCCAGCCACTGGAAGTGATTCGACAGCCCACAACCCAAGTTGACCCCGGTCGCGTGCGGGTAGCGGGCAAAAAACTCGCGCCCCCAAGCTTTGAGCACGCCGGTGCGCCACAGCACGTTGAGCATCACCAGCCGGTCTTGCAGCAGCGGCGCCACCTCGGTTTGCAGGCAGCTCAGCAGGTGCGCCGCGTCGGCGTCGTGGCAGTCCAGCCATGGGTAGCAGCGGGCGCCAAAAGCGCGCGCCACCAGCGGGATCAGCAAGGTCGAGCGCACCGCCTGCAACTGCGTCAGACGCACCAAACAGCCCAGCGGCACCGCCCCGGGTGGACAATGGCTGCGGCCGCAACGTCTGAGGGATGTCTCCATGGTGCAATGGTACGCCCAAGCACCGCCTGTGCGCTACAAAATATAGCGCGACAAATCCTCGTTGCGGCTCAGCGCTGCCAGCCGGGCATCGACCATGGCGGCATCGACCGTGACTTCGGTGCCGCTCAGGCGTGCGGCGTCGAAGCTGACCTCGTCGAGCAGGTGCTCCATCACGGTGGCCAGGCGGCGCGCGCCGATGTTTTCGGTGCGCTCGTTGACCTCGAAGGCGATCTGAGCCAGCCGCGTGATGGCGGCCGCGTTAAACACCAGCGTCACGCCCTCGGTGGCCAGCAGCGCCTGGTACTGGCGCACCAGGCTGGCATGGGTTTGGGTGAGGATGGCCTCGAAATCGGCCACGGTGAGCGATTGCAGCTCGACCCGGATCGGCAGCCGCCCTTGCAGCTCGGGGATCAGGTCGCTGGGCTTGCTCAGGTGAAAGGCACCGCTGGCGATGAACAGGATGTGGTCGGTCTTGACCGGGCCATATTTGGTGGACACGGTGCAGCCCTCGACAAGCGGCAGCAGGTCGCGTTGCACGCCTTGGCGCGAGACTTCGGCGCTGGACTGGCCGTCGCTGCGGCTGGTGACTTTGTCGATCTCGTCGATGAAGACGATGCCGTTTTGCTCGGCGCTCTGGATCGCTTGCAGCTTGATTTCTTCTTCGTTGAGCAGCCGCGCCGCTTCTTCGTCGATCAGCAGGCGGCGCGCTTCGGCGATTTTGAGCTTGCGCGTCTTGCGCTTGTGGGCACCGATCTGCGAGAACATGCCGCGCAACTGCTCGGCCATTTCCTCCATGCCCGGCGGCGTCATGACTTCGAGCTGCGGCTGCGCGGTGGCGAGTTCGATTTCGATTTCGCGCTCGTCGAGCGAGCCTTCGCGCAGTTTTTTGCGAAACACCTGGCGCGTGGCGTTGTCGCGCTCGGGCTCGGGCGCCAGCGGCCCCTCGTGCCGGGGCGCGGGCAGCAGCGCATCGAGCAGGCGCTCCTCGGCGCTGTCTTCGGCGCGGGCGCGCACCTTGAGCGCGGCCTGCTCGCGCGCTT
Coding sequences within:
- the hslU gene encoding ATP-dependent protease ATPase subunit HslU, with protein sequence MSFAMTPQEIVSELDAHIIGQTAAKRAVAIALRNRWRRQQVEPKLRPEITPKNILMIGPTGVGKTEIARRLARLAGAPFIKVEATKFTEVGYVGKDVDSIVRDLVDIAVKQAREQAALKVRARAEDSAEERLLDALLPAPRHEGPLAPEPERDNATRQVFRKKLREGSLDEREIEIELATAQPQLEVMTPPGMEEMAEQLRGMFSQIGAHKRKTRKLKIAEARRLLIDEEAARLLNEEEIKLQAIQSAEQNGIVFIDEIDKVTSRSDGQSSAEVSRQGVQRDLLPLVEGCTVSTKYGPVKTDHILFIASGAFHLSKPSDLIPELQGRLPIRVELQSLTVADFEAILTQTHASLVRQYQALLATEGVTLVFNAAAITRLAQIAFEVNERTENIGARRLATVMEHLLDEVSFDAARLSGTEVTVDAAMVDARLAALSRNEDLSRYIL
- the ftsL gene encoding cell division protein FtsL, producing MTRLNLVLLLVLVASALSLVHQQYEARRLFVALERANAAADRLASDHEQLQVQKRTLAAPARVQQLASERLQMRPIHPGITEVLVLPIGSSSGPAGTGAAGPVQRLQGPVAAPAASRPPLVSPEPRP
- the rsmH gene encoding 16S rRNA (cytosine(1402)-N(4))-methyltransferase RsmH, with protein sequence MQQPLAHCTVMLNEAVDALHVQADGSYIDATFGRGGHARAILERLSAAGRLTVFDKDPQAIEVARQLAASETRLHAVRHQGFAALAELPEASADGILMDLGVSSPQLEDPTRGFSFRHDGPLDMRMDPTRGQSAAEWLAGADIAEIAEVIREYGEERFAQSIAKALDRRRQERGPIGTTAELAQIVAGAVKTRQPGKDPATRTFQAIRIFINAELEELQHALKAALRVLKPGGWLVVISFHSLEDRIVKQFMAQHAKDAYDRRAPLAAPKALALAQVQRVLPSAAEVAANPRARSAVLRLAQRTALQPSELRP
- the mraZ gene encoding division/cell wall cluster transcriptional repressor MraZ, coding for MFQGASSLSLDAKGRLAVPTRHREVLSACAAGQLTITKHPHGCLMVFPRPQWEQFRERIAALPMSAQWWKRIFLGNAMDCELDSAGRVLIAPELRAAANLNKEAVLLGMGNHFELWDAQAYAAQEAEAMRGELPEALKDFSF
- a CDS encoding class I SAM-dependent methyltransferase, producing METSLRRCGRSHCPPGAVPLGCLVRLTQLQAVRSTLLIPLVARAFGARCYPWLDCHDADAAHLLSCLQTEVAPLLQDRLVMLNVLWRTGVLKAWGREFFARYPHATGVNLGCGLSNHFQWLDSGRNRWLDADLPEVLDLREQLLPEQGGRRHNAGIDIARDGWWDALALDRLAASGPLWLLCEGVLMYLPPERVRALLREFAERAPPDSVLVFDAISHVGIGQARHCHSVGPSGAEFCWGLRSPQELLQAHPRLRPRCAARSVAECYGVFGWAAEAMSLPWSGAPLYSMHALRV